One Helianthus annuus cultivar XRQ/B chromosome 12, HanXRQr2.0-SUNRISE, whole genome shotgun sequence genomic region harbors:
- the LOC110894733 gene encoding uncharacterized protein LOC110894733 isoform X1, with product MLVVVFYFVILNCRGPEAIQNPLNLRKNASTAANMTELASSYTPVNPAPLRRTSSWSFDEKLFVQNLYKAALDVVTVEPPLKDSKLVNHENVTVTPHPGASTTEAQLRWKETANYADKT from the exons ATGTTGGTGGTTGTGttctattttgtcattttaaaTTGCAGAGGGCCTGAAGCTATCCAGAATCCCCTAAACCTGAGGAAAAATGCATCTACGGCAGCTAATATGACCGAGCTTGCTTCAAGCTATACTCCTGTAAATCCAG CTCCACTTAGACGCACAAGCAGCTGGTCTTTTGATGAAAAGCTTTTTGTACAGAACCTATACAAG GCCGCACTTGATGTAGTCACTGTAGAACCTCCACTGAAGGATAGCAAGTTGGTAAATCATGAAAATGTCACTGTCACTCCTCATCCTGGTGCTAGCACCACAGAAGCTCAG CTTCGATGGAAAGAAACGGCTAATTATGCAGACAAAACATGA
- the LOC110894733 gene encoding hydroxypyruvate reductase-like isoform X3 has product MTELASSYTPVNPAPLRRTSSWSFDEKLFVQNLYKAALDVVTVEPPLKDSKLVNHENVTVTPHPGASTTEAQLRWKETANYADKT; this is encoded by the exons ATGACCGAGCTTGCTTCAAGCTATACTCCTGTAAATCCAG CTCCACTTAGACGCACAAGCAGCTGGTCTTTTGATGAAAAGCTTTTTGTACAGAACCTATACAAG GCCGCACTTGATGTAGTCACTGTAGAACCTCCACTGAAGGATAGCAAGTTGGTAAATCATGAAAATGTCACTGTCACTCCTCATCCTGGTGCTAGCACCACAGAAGCTCAG CTTCGATGGAAAGAAACGGCTAATTATGCAGACAAAACATGA
- the LOC110894733 gene encoding uncharacterized protein LOC110894733 isoform X2 has translation MLVVVFYFVILNCRGPEAIQNPLNLRKNASTAANMTELASSYTPVNPAPLRRTSSWSFDEKLFVQNLYKAALDVVTVEPPLKDSKLVNHENVTVTPHPGASTTEAQRWQDGWIGQVG, from the exons ATGTTGGTGGTTGTGttctattttgtcattttaaaTTGCAGAGGGCCTGAAGCTATCCAGAATCCCCTAAACCTGAGGAAAAATGCATCTACGGCAGCTAATATGACCGAGCTTGCTTCAAGCTATACTCCTGTAAATCCAG CTCCACTTAGACGCACAAGCAGCTGGTCTTTTGATGAAAAGCTTTTTGTACAGAACCTATACAAG GCCGCACTTGATGTAGTCACTGTAGAACCTCCACTGAAGGATAGCAAGTTGGTAAATCATGAAAATGTCACTGTCACTCCTCATCCTGGTGCTAGCACCACAGAAGCTCAG AGGTGGCAAGATGGGTGGATTGGCCAGGTTGGGTAA